One Spinacia oleracea cultivar Varoflay chromosome 4, BTI_SOV_V1, whole genome shotgun sequence DNA segment encodes these proteins:
- the LOC110774864 gene encoding GDSL esterase/lipase At5g55050-like, which yields MTSRAIYLRFVFVIFSLKLAKAQLVPALFVFGDSLVDVGNNNYLTFTIAKSNLPYHGVDFPTHKPTGRFSNGKNGADFLAEKLGLPSPPPYLSLVHNNVDDFTKGVSFASAAAGILNTTSRYIYLPQFGGTDHNELSRFTISMDEQVEYCVKVREVLVKKLGQRDAAKHIAESVFAIVIGSVDIGEYYNARDASFKKQGSPQQLVDLLILTITSQLKEIYNIGGRKFVMIGIGTIGCIPSERVKIKDEACNEVFNYWATKYNQGLQVVLQKLESELENFQYSYFNVYDFFLNIIEQPHSCGFKEVKAACCGLGHLNGEVACFPFSNLCNYRTDHVFWDLYHPTEAATRIIIDAAFDGAQHYSFPINIRGLVSN from the exons ATGACATCTCGTGCAATATATTTACGGTTTGTCTTCGTCATCTTTAGCTTGAAATTAGCAAAAGCCCAATTAGTACCAGCTTTGTTTGTGTTTGGCGATTCATTAGTAGATGTGGGCAACAATAATTACCTCACTTTCACCATTGCCAAAAGTAATCTCCCATATCATGGCGTTGACTTTCCTACCCACAAGCCCACCGGAAGATTCAGTAACGGCAAGAATGGAGCTGATTTTCTAG CCGAGAAACTTGGGTTGCCCTCCCCACCACCTTACCTTTCACTAGTGCACAACAACGTCGACGACTTTACCAAGGGTGTTAGCTTTGCGTCAGCAGCTGCTGGAATTTTAAATACAACTTCTCGATACATATATCTTCCTCAGTTTGGCGGAACCGATCACAATGAACTATCT CGTTTCACAATTTCCATGGATGAACAAGTAGAGTATTGTGTAAAAGTACGGGAAGTCTTGGTTAAGAAATTAGGGCAACGGGATGCAGCCAAACACATAGCAGAATCTGTATTCGCGATTGTGATTGGAAGCGTCGACATAGGAGAATACTACAATGCACGGGATGCAAGTTTCAAAAAGCAAGGGAGCCCTCAACAATTAGTTGATTTATTGATACTTACTATTACATCACAACTGAAG GAAATATACAATATTGGGGGCCGTAAGTTTGTTATGATCGGGATAGGTACAATTGGCTGCATACCATCAGAAAGAGTGAAGATAAAAGATGAGGCATGCAATGAAGTCTTTAATTATTGGGCTACCAAATACAACCAAGGACTCCAAGTAGTCCTACAAAAACTCGAGTCAGAGCTTGAAAATTTCCAGTATTCCTACTTCAACGTCTACGATTTCTTTCTCAATATCATAGAACAACCACATTCTTGCG GATTTAAGGAAGTGAAAGCTGCATGTTGTGGACTTGGGCACCTAAATGGTGAAGTAGcttgttttccattttcaaatcTTTGTAATTATAGAACCGACCATGTTTTCTGGGATCTTTATCACCCGACGGAAGCAGCTACTCGCATAATCATAGATGCTGCTTTTGATGGTGCGCAACATTATTCATTCCCGATCAATATACGAGGTCTAGTTTCTAATTAA